The genome window GTAGCtgacaaaaaccaaaagcctATAAAAGCTACTTATGTGCAGTCAATCAAACATGCGTTTcaaaaatgcataattataTACCTTGTTGATTGTTTAGGGTCAATGATATGCAATGTTCCCAcaataagtaataaatatgcaaaaagcaGTCCAAACTAAGACATTTATAGCTTGATTTTAACTAGCATTTAAAAatgcttttttattattatacccatagggtagaagagtattataactttgtgtttgaaggaaataaaattttgaatacaGTATATCAATAagccaaatatagccttcggtatatgctagtatttttacggtatattagtttgggggtcgagcacactcgactgtagctttcctacttAATACAATATTAGTTTTATGCCACTTTACTTTGAATAAGTAAAATCGTAAagcaattttattatactgtgaagagcaacaaaaaaataattgcataagTTTACAAGATGTATAAGTATAAGACTTGTTAATACCAATAATtttatcaacatttaaatgttacATTGAACTAATTAGAATTTAGCTAGACTTAAAgccaatttaatttaataaataaaaataaatcaaagaaGGACTTActttacattaaatttaaacgtAAATTTATCTTTTATCAAAATGAAAGAGGATTTTGCtcttaaaattttcaaaatatatataatattaaaattagaCTCAAAAGTCAAggaattaatattaaaacattaacatttttaatgcttatatttattagtttatatAATCGTttcaagtatttaaatataaagtaaattagTCTACCTTTTTCATTTCTCTCAAATGTTATGAAAAAATGATTGTCATTATCATTAGTCCGCTTTCAAATTGTTGATCCTGGGATCGAATGCAGTATGagcagcaaaatgaaaaacatgCACATTATTATATGTTGTGATAActcttttaaatattgtaattatcCTGTCAGATGAATTCAAAACAAAGAACACGAAGAAACTATTCGGGAAATGAGAAGACAAAaagagaatgtgtgtgtgtaagtcaTTACGATATGTTATGATAtgagttgtgttgtgttgctcGCTGAACATTGCAtcaaaattgatttcatttgcaaagAGGAAATTAAAAAGTccacacaaaatgaaattgaaatgcaagataaatgtaaattttgcGCATCGTGGCATCACAACACAGAAACAGAGAACTGAAAACCGAACtgcaaaactgaaaactgcaaactgcaaaactCCAAACTGCTTCGAAACGATAGCAAGTGTCGAAACTGCGGCGTGTGTTAGGCTCgtggcaaagcaaagcaaagcagcaatCGCTTCGTTTGGCAATacgcctgcctgcctgcctgcctggtCCGTGGTCTGCGGCCTCGTCAGCCCAGAGCACAGAGTCGGTCCAGGGCAGTCCAGCCCAGCCTCATCcccagcctcagcctcagccccAACCCAACCCAGCGCAGTGAAGGCAAGAGCAGGCCAAAGCTACAGAGTCGAGTGCAGTCTTGCAGCTTGTTCTGCAGCGAAGTGCAGATCGcagttattttttgtttttgccgtCGCCTCGACTTCGCttgttggctggctggctggctggctgactggctggttTGGGGTTTAAGCCAAGCCggtctgctgtctgctggcCGCGACTCTACCTGGATGACTGGCTGGCAAATAAATTCGTATGCGTATTCTGCTATTCGTCATAAGAGGCTGCTAGAACAGACTGCGAGGAGCAATCCCAAAGAGTCGAGTCCCTTGAATTTCACTTGATCCAACGACGCGTTGTGCGTACACATTCCCGCTTTGAATACATTTATGAATGAGTTTTACTACTTCATTAAAAACGCAGATGTCGGCCTCGTCATGACAGTGGGAGTGAAAGAGGACAACGGTACGAAGCGAGGGTGAGGGCGAGTCTGATGCAAAGcctggatgtggatgtggaagtggaagtggcaATGGGACTTGGTTGGGACTTGTGactgggattgggattggaaGCGAGACAAGGAGCAGCGAGCGAgtgcaataaacaaaaatcgatTATCGTTCTCCACGTATTTCCATTGTTGTTacgtatattatatttagagtTTGAACGCGTCTGCTTCTTCCTCTTCAATTCGTTTAATTTATAGCCGAAAACTCTTTTGGCCCCATCCGGCAGGTTCAACTTGGCACCCAAACCTCAGCCTCACCGAGTACATAGTTGTACCGGATGTCCAGGTGatggaaaaaaaacaaaatcaaaaaaatatatgaaaaatgcGATAAGGCCTACGCTTCTTGTGGCCaacatattcaaattatatccgggcagcaacagcaacagcaagagttTAATATATAGGGATTTCTGTTGTTGTCAGAATTCACAACACTTAAACACACAAATGAGTTTCGACACAATTGCACTTGTCATCCCAAACAGAAGATGATAAATTTGCCGAAGCGAATATCAGGGCCAACATTAGAGCCCTCTCGCAGTAGAGTATTGTACGAGCCCACTACTCGTCTGGCCTAATTGGCAGTTCTCAAATATAGGCCTGGCCCAGCAGCCGAATTGAGCGAATGCGTACGCGACGACGCGGCAGTCGAGAAGAGACCTGGAACATTTTCGGTTAAGTGGAACGATTTGATGTAGTAATTTTAGTAATAACGGCAGCAGACAGATGCCAATTTGTGGCCATAGCTACTGTTTAACTACTCGAAATTTTTACGTCATCGGCGAGGAATGTCGAATGCGGCCGAAGAcatattgtttctttttttatacatacTACAAAACTAACTTGTGCTCCCGCACTCGCAATCATTACTTGGTAATGCATGAGTTCCTGCAAGTCCATTCATACCACGTGCGGATGCCAACAGCTTAATTTATTACATTCGAGGTGTTGACTAAATGAGTTAACAACTTATCAAACACTTTCTGATTGTTCAATTGTCAAATATGTCTTTATTAAATATCGAATCTGCAGTACTTAAATAGAAATAACAATTCGAAAGATCTTTAATGTTGGTAAGTTTATAGCTATATTAATGTTTTCTATTCGCAATGCTTGGTAATTCCGCAGGCTAAAATTGAgtattacttatttttacaACATAtcatataaaatttttatgtCAAGCCAAGCCAATGTTCTCACTacaatatttcttattttgtatatattaattattcttTGTTCGTTTAATAATATGCATGAGCCCGATACATTTTATACAGTGTcaatattatgcaaattaaggCTGAAAGATCGAGCATGTGTTGCAAGTGGCTCCTTTGATGCTTACGCATTTTCGGATTCACATATTTTGTactaaaaaaaacatgaacCCTCGaaattgctgttgcatttctatcgataacaaaacaaatcatttTAGAGTTGCCATTCATTACCAAATGTGCGCCCTCTATTGGTTGTTGGCCCAATTTGGCTAGCAGAGCTTTCTGCGGCAGAGCTGCGTATGCGCTGCTGTGTGTTTACACACCACACACAGTAGGTGGCGCCAGCGGCTACAATCAAATATTAAGATGGTGTCAGCAAATACTGGTTTTGCTTTcggcatttaaattgcattgctCTTTATGGAAAATGTTATTGTATTTCCGGTTTCTTcgtttttaaagaaaatatttagaCAATGACTAAAGTGTTTTATTACATGtagaataatttaatatatttaacacaaatttaaatttctattaaaatagGAATATGCAGGAGAACAGGAATACTAAAAAATTGcttatttaatatagaaaatattgtataatttatttatttattttattttattttcaatgaataaaaatgtcatttgcataaaatagcAGGCATCGGAAATTATTTCACTTTTGATTTCATAGCCTAAGGCCAACATGCCCACATCGCGGCTACTTAATCTTCGCTCTTCCTAATAAATATTGGCAAACTTTATCTGATCTCAATAAAGTTATTCGAAACTCAAAGATGTCTTAATCTGCGCATGGATTATCTGAAGTAGCTGCTGATCTTTAGCTTTCTGATTAACAGTAACCTTTTGCCACAATTGGTAAAAGTTATGACATTTTAGAACCAACtatttgtttctgtttctacCCTCTAAATATAATACCATTGGTTATACTTGCGACTTGCTTTTAATTTAGGAACTAGTTGTGCGTGTTTACTCGGGAATTTCCTAGACGGATTTGCTGATGAAGCAGAGTGCGCCGTTTACTTTTATATCAAACGGCCTCAACTAAACATTCTGATTAAGAACATACTTACATTGATAATAGTATCAGTGTCTGTCATgtatagatgtgtgtgtgtgtagatttCGGACAGGCAATAGAGAGGGTAATCCACAACAATATGTTTGGCTCTTTACCTGTGTAATAGGTAAAGTCAGAATTTGGAGTCAAAGCTCTTTTAATGACAATTGATCATTGGCGAGTGGATAGCATTTCATTAGAATACCATGTCCGCATGTATGCGAATATAcacatgtgtgagtgtgtgactCCCgagtctgagtgtgtgtgtgtgtatttatgtttCGTTCTGCACACACTTGAGGTGGAGGTGAAACTATTTCGACCTGTTCAACGGcttccatctgtctgtcttgTCTACCTGTGCCTTCAGAAACCAGACAGTCAACCATTCCAacctttataatttatttatttatatcttgAATTACGGTATGGGAGTATTGACCATCAgtgtaaatttcaaatttcagcATATTCACGACTGACAATAGCGTTCAATTCAAAATCTCGTGTGATTGAAAACACaatacttaataaaaatacaaaaaaaaaaatagaaaaaacgatatgtaaaaataaaaaatcaaataagaaaagaaatcCTCCACGCACGTCGAATCTCGCAAACTCACACTCgaccagaaaaaaaaaactattgaaCAATAtgtgaatttattattattctgcTGCGCACCTATCTTAAAGCCCTAATCTTAAAGCCCTAAATAAACTTTAAGATtgtaactttttaaataattcagtataataaataaaatcgattAATTGAATAGTTTACGAAGTCAACGAAAACTCAAGCtttatttaaacataattatGCAAGAGgcgaagcaacaacaactttataAACAAAGACTGAAAAGCCGAAGCCGAGCAACAATAATCTGGCTGAGcttgtagtattattattaggtAGAGGTACTCGAAGAAGAGATGACGATAGTGTCCAAGAATAAACAGCTGCACAGAATGGATGAGCTGCCTCCCCAAAATGAAATCATACTAAGCGTAAACTACGACATAACCGAATATATTTGTCTTCGGTACTTACACCTGTTAATCTCCATATTCTTCAAAGACCATTCGTCTAATCAAGCGGCAGTGGGTCGAATGGCAGACGTTGTTTGTTGAAGACCCGTTCAAGTATTATACATAGCATAGATTCTATGGAAAGAGCAATTATGTAATTTGTAAGAAGGCCTCCTCAGTGAGCGGTATGGGCTTCgacttctgcttctgcttgaTCGTTGCCCCAACGCCAACAAAAGCTTTGCTGCTTCGAATCATTTTTCTTGGCCCAAAATATTACGAAACGAACTGACGAGGTACGAATCTTTGGCTAGCTCTTTGGCTTTTGATCAAAAGTCTAACGCACATTTTTCAGTGAGTATGCATGAAATCTGTTGagtaaaggaaaaaaaaaccaactaaaagccgaaattcgtacaaaacaaaagcaaaccgGTTTATCTGTATCGTTAAATATTCTATTAGATGCTGGCAAATGACAAGATAATCCAAAGTaatcaatcaaaattattttaatttataaagcCACAATAAAATCGTGTCCAGATCGCAATTGCCACGTTCGCGCTATAGTAACTAAGACCGCATACGTTTACATGTGTGCGAGTGAGTTCATATGCTCGAATATATATGATTATCGGCATTAACATATAATCGTTGATATGTAAATGTGTCTTAAGTACATAAGTATGAAACTActttatagaaatttaaatagctgcattcagtatattcaattattaaaagtaaatatattgtatatttttatactgtataaagttttaaaatatcaaaacaaatatatcaaaatggATTCTTCTTCAACTGCATTTTTGTAATTCACACTTATACGAAAGCCAGCTTTTTACTTATACCATTCTTATACTCCTACTTGTTATAAGCGTAGTATAAGCTGCTCGGTATTTGCCATCAACGAAATTATTATTGTGGGTGCCAACGGTTCTTGGTGAATTTAAAAGATTCAACAATAGCAGTTATGAATAACCATGCATTAGCATTCATTGTAACATACTTGTATTTAGGTTTATTCACAGTATCATCTAAATCTCCTCGCATCCTGCATTTTCTAAGGACGTGCGAAACAGGATGTTAGAATGGCTTTCCATATCAGAAGCCATTCACGACCACTGTTGTTGTCAACACTCCGCCAATGCGCTACACAGcgacatacacaaacacattaaTAGTTTAAAGTTCGGGTAGAAATACAAACACATGCAgacatatatttgtatgtgtggaTCGATCATCCCCTTTTCTTGCCCTCGCCGAGCATTGCAACATTTGTGTCCATTATTGtccatatgtatgtatgtatgtgtgtgtctaagctttgcatgtgtgtatgtcaATGTACAAGGTCATCAATCCGCCATTTACgcacatattttaatttgcttgaCAGTTACAGTTATGATTTGAAGCGAAAGCCATACTAAGAATAACAGTTTGCTATTTTGCTGTTCGTTTTCCAATAATTCCGTTTTTGATTTGCTTCAAAATTGATTGAATCGAAATGACTGCAGAAGACTTGGAAAAGACATGGAACATGGCATCATTTAAATCAATCAGCATACTTGGAACTGAAgaacaaatggaaaaatactcaattatatttcaacagtaaaatatattaattaaatctaTGATTATTTATGGTAACTCAATATGAACTATTACATTTAAGTACAGTTGCATATGTTCTGTATAACAAGCGTCTAACTAGTGAGCCGATCATAATGAAATCTTACAACTCAATAAGCACATTcgtgtgtttgtatttatatatgattctgtactatatatatttatcgtTATGTTTCCTAAAATtctgcaacaaaaaaactaccACAATGACACGACAATTGCAAGTATGGTTGTGTATACAattacacacgcacacaagcacAGTATTTTGTTACTCTTCTCTGCACTGGCTCGGCGAATGCAAAAACATCCGACGAAGCCGCGTTACGACGCCGGCGTTAAGAGTTGCTCtgatgctgcttctgctgctgctgctgctgctgaggttgctgttgccgttgctgttgccgttgctgttgccgctgtcgtTGCTGATGGGGCTGCCCTATCGGCACGCGGTCGCGACcagttttcatttcgtttttggcTTTCACGGACTGCTGTCGTCGGTGTATCGTTGCTATCGTTGCCGCTGTCGTCGCCGTCGGGTCAATCAATGTGTGCCGATATTTAGTAATTATTGTTCTGAATTCTGAATTAACCCACCGTTTGTGTGCTCATAACCAAAACTCAAATTATTAAGAACtgtataaatttgaaaaatattattatccAAGGACTATTCCTAAACATTCAATGTGATTAAATTAGTATTGTAAGTAAGAGTTTCTGAACTAGTTGCGTATTATTGAACCAGTATAGCATATTGTTTTCGAATAATGCATTATCTGAACCATCGCGAAATTAAACATATAgtagtttcatttacaatatGATAACATGACTTTATCCTACGTGGATATGCCCGCTGTTATTGAAATTCAGGTAAGACTAAACAAGTCCAACACCATTTGATCAGTTGTGTATACAATCAAAATGACCTAATGAACTAATCACACATGATATATTACGagtaaatatgtaaatacattcTGATTTGTGCTTGTAAGAAATTTGATTCAAAGTTTGTATTACAAACCCGTCGGCAAGACACACGGCTGCTTAAATTTATGCACACTCATCTATAGAAATTTTTTTCCTAACATTTCTGCGCCAAATCGTATCCGAATATGATAAATCACGGTTAATAATATAAgcacaaaatgtttttcatcATAAGGAAGACTTGCTTACTTATATGAAGTATCAGTTTGgataaataaacaactaaAGCATAATATACTTTATTACTTATtgacttatttatttgttctGCATATAATGCGACTTTTCATCAACGATTATAAACTAGTATGATTATGAAAGAGTTACTTGGctttgaaaaacaaacaataaatatataatttactgagatgataatgataatcaatataaatactaGAATTTGATTAAGAACAACATTCAAACacataatataaacaaataaataccgTATAATATAAAGGTAGACAACTTCAAGTCCCTCTTCACCGCACAGAAGAATGAAATAGACATTGAAATGCAAGatcaatataaaaatgtattagaatatatagtatatttcataatacaacaaaatattatttatttcctaCAAAACATTTAACGATTGTTCAATTGAATTACAGGAACGCCTTAGCGGCCATGGTAGCTTGGGTCTCTCGAGCAGCAGCCCGGCTTATACAACCCATTCGGGAGGACATTCAGGCAGAGGTGGCCCCACCTCGGGACACAGTGGGCACAGTGGCACCCATGGGTCGGCAGCTACCATGCATCATCAATCACTGCAGTCTGATTTTCAACCTCCATACTTTCCGCCACCTTTCCACCATTCAGCTCAAAGCCCTCCACAGCAACAGGTAAGTGCTCCAAATTGTGGCGCCACACCAGCTGGACGTATCATTTCCAAAATAGTTTAGATATCCGGCTATTTACAGAACCATGGGCCGCTCGAGTACTTGGGCACGGATCCCTATGGCCAGCCGCTGTCTTCACTGCATCATGCTCCACTTCACCACTACAATCAGTTGGCGGGCCTCAGGTCCACGCAGGATCAACTAGGTATCCATAGAACCCACAGGGATGCTGAGTTGCAAGGACATGTTGTAAGTACTTCTTCattcataattcataattgGGGAACATGCTAAATTGTTGAAGCTATCATCGTCTGTCGATTTATCCCAGCACGGAATTCTTTATTAAGAATTTGGTCAAATTCTTCGCTGTCAAAACttatagacacacacacacataaacttCACATTCTTACAATAATCGGCTACGTTATGGCTTCATGAATTCCATTTAAGTGCATTATGAAACACTAAAAAAATGCCCGAAAGTATTTAGAAAATGTTCTTGGGATTTCGCTGAAACATCTTGCAAATAACAACGAAACTCCAGAGCCAAAAGGAAAAGAGTTTTATATACCTACatgtctatgtatgtgtgtgcatattaTTAAGAAGGATACTTGCACACTCTTGCGTGCTTTTGACGAACTTTGCCCTTGCAACCACGACTAGGGCAGTTGCGTTGTTGACGTTCCAAAAGGCGTATCCCCCGTAGTGCTTTTGCGCATACTACACTCATACTCAGACTCTCGAGGAAGCCGAACAAATACTGTGGAACATTGTACATGTATTGCCTAAACACTGGATTGGCTCAACTGTTGGCTGCTTCAACCCCAGGGCTTTCCAAGTATGCTTTCTGATGGCAATAGGCAAATAGTCAGCCCATAATTGAAGAAGAATGTTGACTAGCTTTATTAAACAAGCAATTCCATTGAACGAATTCACCCAAAATACTAGTTtacttaaacaaaattatttgttttgggTATGCGAATTAGAGTAACGATAATAGTTATTAAGCAAGTCAAGAACAATATATATCTGAGAGACTTTATGCAAgaagaatatttaatttattttctcttaATACGTCTAGTAACAAATTaaactaataattattttgtactgCTGGAAATGTTAAACCCAAGTCGTAAAATTGATTTACTCAATTGGCACTCGTTGAcaacaatcaaaaacatttcaatttccgTCGGCAAATCTAATTTTCGCCACTTAAATTTTCCAATTCAAAAGAACGATAACTTAATTTTAAGTTCCAAAAATTGATTTCGTAAATATTCAGACCGAATATTTGGATTGAGTTCCTATCATTGCTAACCTAACttgaatacaaattaaatgcaattttataattctttTGCAATAGACTCAACTATCTCATGGCTTTCCCTACACGGAGAGAAGAAGTGATTACGGCAGTGCAATTacagcaggagcagcacaCGGCACCAGACTTGGACATGAGCACGAATCTTTGGCCTTACATCAAGCGCTGCAGAATGCTGTTGATGACGTCCAAGCTCCTGCCCTGGATGACAATGTAGCTTTCATGTCAGATTTACCTTTAATCAAAAGTAAGTACAGTCACTTAAAAagctaaaattaaatgaaaattaagtttCCCAATTTCGGTATTTCGATATTTACAATACATCATAAAAGTGGACTTTTAAATGTAGTTGAGTTACATCAAGAATTTATACAGTCCCTACGGAACTATGATATATAGTATTGCTATTAGAGAAATATTTGATAGCTGTAAACCCGGAGTAAATTCGCGCTATTACAACTATTACCTAATATGCTGATATTATACACCATATGAATAGCATCGTGCATTTGTTTGAATGCAACAGAACCTCAATGAatagtaaaaagaaaaaatatgaattgaatttaaggCGGTACCACAAACATGTGAGAACAACAATGGCGAGCTACCCCTGAAGCATataaatagttattattaGGTGTGCGATGAAATTGTAGCTGGCTCCTCTAATTGGCAGGATTACTGTAAAATGATCCTTGCACGTCGAGTTCacacttttcaatttcaaaacatTGCCACTGAGACTCATATGTTTTGCTTACAATGAATGCACTGTGTGTTTTTTGgctatagaaatatatttatattatgccATGTTATGCATTCTTTCTCCACAGGCATGAAAAGTGGGAAGGACGCCTCGAACATAGGCTCAGGGTCGCCAAGTGAAGTATTTTGCGCTGTTCCCGGTCGACTCAGTCTTCTGTCAAGTACTTCGAAATATAAGGTTACAATTGCGGAAGTTCAGCGCAGATTGTCGCCGCCCGAATGCTTAAATGCATCCTTGCTGGGTGGCGTTCTCAGAAGGTAAGTTTTCGCATGCTCCCACAAACTTGTATGCCtaattaattaactatttataaaCAGGGCGAAGAGCAAAAATGGAGGCAGACTATTGAGGGAAAAGCTTGAAAAGATTGGACTAAACCTACCAGCTGGTCGTCGAAAAGCGGCAAACGTAACATTGTTAACATCCTTAGTCGAGGGAGAAGCCACTCACCTGGCCAAGGACTTTCACTTTGTGTGCGAAACTGAGTTTCCAGCCAGACAATTAGCCGAGTATATTGTGCGCCATCAAACCGAACCCCAAGACTCGTATCGACGAAAAGAGCTCATCCTTCACTCGCAACAAGTAAGATAttagcaatttaattattataattataattaaaattacatttactaaacattattatttgcCTCGTAGATTACAAAAGAATTGATGCAAATATTGAGCCAGGATCGAACCACACACTTTGGAACAAGATCACAGCATTTATTGGAGCCTTCAATGCAGCGGCACTTAACACACTTTTCCTTATTAACGCACGGATTCGGTTCTCCTGCAATTATTGCCGTGTTGCATGCTTTTCAGGTAAAATTAATCTTTACccatcaaattaatttcaaatttaaactcattaaaatcaatttcagaCGTTTCTTAATGAATCATTGAACTATTTGGAAAAATTATACCCTTCGAATGGAGGCGGAATGGTATCTTCATCTCTggataaaagtaaaattgacAACGATAAGAAATGATAGACTATattgcaacaaaaaagcaaCTCGTAATTTAACAAAtcttataatacaaaattaggtacaatatatattctaataagtaataaattattgtaaatttatttaatttagtgtAAATTATTGGAAATTTGTAAAACCGTAACTTTTAAGTGCATATTAAACACATATGTACAGACACATTCAAATGTATTAAGATTTCTTAAAATTAGGAAAGTGAATCAACTTATTTCCGTCAAAAAGTCACCAAGGGTTTTACAACACTTTAAACACAAATATCcgggttttattttttaagtattctactatttaaatattttaaaagtatacaaacaaataaaatatgtttttaaaacaAGCCACTGCTATTTAATTTTAGCATTACATCCGAAATACATTAGTTAAAATATTTggattatttttacttttattttttcttcttgtttttggCTGCTTTAATGGCCATAATCTTCCTTCTCATTTTCTCAAATTTATTGGATTTTCCAAACCATTTTGTAAACTTCTCCATCATCTGGTTaatgttgaaattattatattacatattataaGCAAGCACTGTCACATACCTTCAACTCTGGCGGAAACATTGGTGGATTATTTTCAGAGAggaaatattccaaaaattcCTTCGGTTCAAGAGCATCGAATCTAAGTCGCATCTTTCTTTCCACATTCAGAGTCTGCGCTATATTATTAGTAATGTCCCCAGAATTATATGCCTGCAAAACTCTGGCTAATGCAGAGTATTGATAAGCTTCCAGGTCATCGGGCGCATTTTCCGTCATCAAATCGAGCCAAAGCATGAAACTGGTGCCATAATCACACTTCGGTATAAGTATGAtctttttaaagttttttttaagtgtGCCCTTTGCAGCCCAGGGCGTATTACTTGTGCCAAGAAGAACAATCTTGTCACTTTTTTTAATTggcttcaatatttttttggcaatATATGAAGCA of Drosophila nasuta strain 15112-1781.00 chromosome 3, ASM2355853v1, whole genome shotgun sequence contains these proteins:
- the LOC132789763 gene encoding transcription factor AP-2-epsilon isoform X5, giving the protein MTLSYVDMPAVIEIQERLSGHGSLGLSSSSPAYTTHSGGHSGRGGPTSGHSGHSGTHGSAATMHHQSLQSDFQPPYFPPPFHHSAQSPPQQQNHGPLEYLGTDPYGQPLSSLHHAPLHHYNQLAGLRSTQDQLGIHRTHRDAELQGHVTQLSHGFPYTERRSDYGSAITAGAAHGTRLGHEHESLALHQALQNAVDDVQAPALDDNVAFMSDLPLIKSMKSGKDASNIGSGSPSEVFCAVPGRLSLLSSTSKYKVTIAEVQRRLSPPECLNASLLGGVLRRAKSKNGGRLLREKLEKIGLNLPAGRRKAANVTLLTSLVEGEATHLAKDFHFVCETEFPARQLAEYIVRHQTEPQDSYRRKELILHSQQITKELMQILSQDRTTHFGTRSQHLLEPSMQRHLTHFSLLTHGFGSPAIIAVLHAFQTFLNESLNYLEKLYPSNGGGMVSSSLDKSKIDNDKK
- the LOC132789763 gene encoding transcription factor AP-2-epsilon isoform X2, translated to MTLSYVDMPAVIEIQERLSGHGSLGLSSSSPAYTTHSGGHSGRGGPTSGHSGHSGTHGSAATMHHQSLQSDFQPPYFPPPFHHSAQSPPQQQISGYLQNHGPLEYLGTDPYGQPLSSLHHAPLHHYNQLAGLRSTQDQLGIHRTHRDAELQGHVTQLSHGFPYTERRSDYGSAITAGAAHGTRLGHEHESLALHQALQNAVDDVQAPALDDNVAFMSDLPLIKSMKSGKDASNIGSGSPSEVFCAVPGRLSLLSSTSKYKVTIAEVQRRLSPPECLNASLLGGVLRRAKSKNGGRLLREKLEKIGLNLPAGRRKAANVTLLTSLVEGEATHLAKDFHFVCETEFPARQLAEYIVRHQTEPQDSYRRKELILHSQQITKELMQILSQDRTTHFGTRSQHLLEPSMQRHLTHFSLLTHGFGSPAIIAVLHAFQTFLNESLNYLEKLYPSNGGGMVSSSLDKSKIDNDKK
- the LOC132789763 gene encoding transcription factor AP-2-epsilon isoform X6 — translated: MSFLATLDANAWQERLSGHGSLGLSSSSPAYTTHSGGHSGRGGPTSGHSGHSGTHGSAATMHHQSLQSDFQPPYFPPPFHHSAQSPPQQQNHGPLEYLGTDPYGQPLSSLHHAPLHHYNQLAGLRSTQDQLGIHRTHRDAELQGHVTQLSHGFPYTERRSDYGSAITAGAAHGTRLGHEHESLALHQALQNAVDDVQAPALDDNVAFMSDLPLIKSMKSGKDASNIGSGSPSEVFCAVPGRLSLLSSTSKYKVTIAEVQRRLSPPECLNASLLGGVLRRAKSKNGGRLLREKLEKIGLNLPAGRRKAANVTLLTSLVEGEATHLAKDFHFVCETEFPARQLAEYIVRHQTEPQDSYRRKELILHSQQITKELMQILSQDRTTHFGTRSQHLLEPSMQRHLTHFSLLTHGFGSPAIIAVLHAFQTFLNESLNYLEKLYPSNGGGMVSSSLDKSKIDNDKK
- the LOC132789763 gene encoding transcription factor AP-2-epsilon isoform X4; translated protein: MSFLATLDANAWQERLSGHGSLGLSSSSPAYTTHSGGHSGRGGPTSGHSGHSGTHGSAATMHHQSLQSDFQPPYFPPPFHHSAQSPPQQQISGYLQNHGPLEYLGTDPYGQPLSSLHHAPLHHYNQLAGLRSTQDQLGIHRTHRDAELQGHVTQLSHGFPYTERRSDYGSAITAGAAHGTRLGHEHESLALHQALQNAVDDVQAPALDDNVAFMSDLPLIKSMKSGKDASNIGSGSPSEVFCAVPGRLSLLSSTSKYKVTIAEVQRRLSPPECLNASLLGGVLRRAKSKNGGRLLREKLEKIGLNLPAGRRKAANVTLLTSLVEGEATHLAKDFHFVCETEFPARQLAEYIVRHQTEPQDSYRRKELILHSQQITKELMQILSQDRTTHFGTRSQHLLEPSMQRHLTHFSLLTHGFGSPAIIAVLHAFQTFLNESLNYLEKLYPSNGGGMVSSSLDKSKIDNDKK
- the LOC132789763 gene encoding transcription factor AP-2-epsilon isoform X1: MHILHRTNDHQFEDQKFMMERLSGHGSLGLSSSSPAYTTHSGGHSGRGGPTSGHSGHSGTHGSAATMHHQSLQSDFQPPYFPPPFHHSAQSPPQQQISGYLQNHGPLEYLGTDPYGQPLSSLHHAPLHHYNQLAGLRSTQDQLGIHRTHRDAELQGHVTQLSHGFPYTERRSDYGSAITAGAAHGTRLGHEHESLALHQALQNAVDDVQAPALDDNVAFMSDLPLIKSMKSGKDASNIGSGSPSEVFCAVPGRLSLLSSTSKYKVTIAEVQRRLSPPECLNASLLGGVLRRAKSKNGGRLLREKLEKIGLNLPAGRRKAANVTLLTSLVEGEATHLAKDFHFVCETEFPARQLAEYIVRHQTEPQDSYRRKELILHSQQITKELMQILSQDRTTHFGTRSQHLLEPSMQRHLTHFSLLTHGFGSPAIIAVLHAFQTFLNESLNYLEKLYPSNGGGMVSSSLDKSKIDNDKK